Proteins encoded in a region of the Solanum dulcamara chromosome 9, daSolDulc1.2, whole genome shotgun sequence genome:
- the LOC129903013 gene encoding metallothionein-like protein type 2 A — MSCCGGSCGCGSGCKCGNGCGGCGMYPDMEKSTTFTIIQGVAPIFNNYGGVDEKAAGEGGNGCKCGSNCTCDPCNC, encoded by the exons ATGTCTTGCTGTGGAGGAAGCTGTGGCTGTGGATCTGGCTGCAAGTGCGGCAACGGCTGTGGAGG ATGTGGGATGTACCCAGACATGGAGAAGTCCACAACCTTTACCATCATTCAAGGTGTTGCACCCATATTCAACAA CTATGGAGGGGTCGATGAGAAAGCAGCAGGAGAAGGAGGAAATGGATGCAAATGTGGATCAAACTGCACTTGTGACCCTTGCAATTGCTAA